Genomic window (Lycium barbarum isolate Lr01 chromosome 2, ASM1917538v2, whole genome shotgun sequence):
CCAATCGttccagcaggtaggggcgcaGGAGTAGAAGCCCCAAGTACGGATAGCGTTCAGGCTCCGGGGGTTCAGCATCGTGCATAAATGGCATCCCGCATGGATGATGTTCCGGGATTTGAGGCCTGTccgaggccagttgcagggcTAGTGATGATTGGCGAAGAGCATGATCTATTTTGAAGGTTCATTAAAATGAAGCCTCCGATTTTCTATGGTATTGATTcagaggatgcatatgagttcatcatagACTGTCAcaagaggctccataagatggggctATGGACAAATACAgtgtagagtttgtgaccttccagttcttgggtgatgccaagctatGGTGGAGGGCCTATACggagtgcaagccagctaggtctcctccgttgacttgggtccaGTTTTATTCAGTGTTCTTGGATAAGTAAGTTTCGCATACTCTTCtcgtactctgagggaccgaaggaaggatgagtttgctaatattgatcaGGAAAACTCATCGGTTGCTGTGTACGAGTCCCGTTTCCACTCCTTGTCCTGATATGCTCTTTAGTTGCTGCAcactgagggggagaggatcCAGCGGTTCGTGAAGGGATTGAACACTGGGCTTCAGTTATCAGCTCTTCAGCTCatagccactggggcttcattccaggaggtagtgGAACGTGTTCATGTGGTTGAGAGGATTAAACACAAAAGTCATGCAAAGCAGGTAGAGAAGAAGGCCCAAAGGGGTTGGGTTTTtagcaactccttctcgaggggtcatGGAGGCTATTATCAGGCTTCCGGTCAGCATGGAGGCTACACTGCTTCATCAACTTCTGTTCAGTGACCTACGTTAGACCGtgtatgttacgagtatagtGAGATAGGACACATTAAGAGGTATTGCCCCCAACTCAAACAAAGGGAGCAGAGGACTCAGTATCAAGCTCTTTGAGCTCCGTTTGCACCAGAAAGAAAGGGTAAGGATCGCGCACCGGCAGGGCGGGAAGGCCACACCGGGGGTAAgggtggtgcccagcctaaccgaTGCGGTCCTCAGGCAGGTAGAGGCAGAAAGCAGCCCTGTAGGGGCGAGGCCCAGACCGAATAGGGTAATCATGGTGGTTCACAGGCTATAAGAAGGCGCAATCACTTATACGTTTTTCCAGGTAGACCCAAGcctgaggcctccgatgctgtcatcacaggtactatctcaatTTATGACCGGATGGCTTCTGTCTTATTTGATCTGAGTTCtattttcttatgtgtctacatattttgtTGTGGGTTTGGATAAGGTGTGTGATACTCTTAATGTTCCTTTTTATATATCTACTCCAATTGGAGATTCAGTAGTGGTAGATAgggtctactccggttggagattcaGTGGTGGTAGATAGGGTCTACCCATCTTGTGCGATTACTTTTAtagggtatagtacttgggcagatttgatgatcctagatatggtagatttcgatgtcattttgggcatgagttggttgtccccgcattatgctatactagattgtcattctaagactgttaccttagccatgcctggggcacctagacttgagtggaaaggtaattagtcccctccctaagaaagtcatatcctttgttcgtgctaggaagctagtggagaagggttgtgtagacttgagtggaagggtaattaGTCCCCTCCATCTATTAATTTggttccagtggtacgcgagttgGGGATGTATTCCCCGCAAACTTGCCTGGTGTTACGGTTTGCTTTTACACGGGTTAAGACATAAAAGTTACTGCGAGGTGgttggtgctctaaattggataattagtttttagagtcgccacctgaTTTATTCAAAAGAAAAATTAGGAAAATTGGGTTTAAAGAATTTTTCAGACCGAGAAAAAGTCTTTTtgaaccagagttcgaggtaagagttctggtgatcccccaggaAAGCTTTTAAgcaccctggtattaaggatcAGTATAATACGGTTTACCTACGAGCTTCACCATAAGGTTTATTATTTGCTTATGTGTCATAAAATTTTCCGCAAAATGTGGAGTTTTAGCATCATATGAGTATAAGTTTAGAAAATTTCGGCAAAACATCCCCTTATAAATAAgggggttttggtgcaaaaaattCACGCAAGTGTTCAACCCACTTCGTTTTCAGGCTAGGACACACCCGAGGCCGACCCTAaatagagtcgctactattctattCCTAACGATATGAGTTTTGTACTTACAGATTTTATATACTTggatgaaaatatgggatatattcccgtttttaatatacatacatataaaataCAAGTGTTTTATGTCATCCAAATTATTAAGTGAAGCCCAGTAAGTCAACTTGGCAGTCCACATACCCAGATCCATCAAACTCAGGCCCAGTATCAACCTTTCGATCCAAATTATTTTGGTCTATATTATCACATTTTTAGTCCAAAATACAACAAATGGGCCAATCTGCCAAAACTGCCATTTTTTCAGTCCAATCAGTTAAGTGTCAGGATTTTAGTCCAGAATTTGTCAAAAAGGAATTCAGTAAATATGCTTCGTTTTCCAAATCCAAAACACCATTTGTTTTCCAATTTCCAGTGGACTTCCAGGTCCAAAGATCAGATTATACAACTGCATTTTGGTTTAAATTTGTGAACAAGGACGTTTTTTTTCTCAATCGAAAATCTCATTAAGTTCAGAATATCCTCCATTTTTGTATACTCAGATATGTAACCAATTTTGTAAACTTATATTAATAAACCTCTATTATCGTGAAATGACACCagctttcccttctttttttttgaaaTCAGCTTATTATTTGTCTCAAAACTCACTTTGCGTAGCCAAAATATTTGTTTAAGAAATCAGTTGTTTAAAGCCAAAGTTTGAAAAAGATTTGTACTTATTTTATCTTAATTACCTAGTTTAACTAAGTGTTTATCCTAGTTCTACATTCATGAGGGATTTTACTAATATAATGTCTATTTTACATACTTACACATAAAAATCAAATAAACAAATAAGGCTACGATTCTAAACCAGTGGGCTAACTGCACCCACTGgtactattttcacccatagttgggccttcgGGTCATTTTACCCATGACTGGACCTTCAAATAATATTAGCTTCCTTTCCAAAATGAGACCAGACCCAAGCAGGAGTGGGACTGAGCCGATGAAGGAGGCCCAATGTAGGAAGGGTTGTATCATAGAAGAAGTGAAGGATCAATATCACATATAGGCATACTCATGCAATTAAATCAAGCAATAAATAGAGTACAAGGGGacaatttataacataactaaaCTCAAAAGAGTGATCCGTATCCATGTCAAGTAAAAGAAACTGAGGTGTATACACACATATTCGCATAATATACTCAAGCATATGCACACTACGTAAAGATTTCTAATTGGTAATTAATGGAAAGCTTTTACCCCGTATTCCCGaagtcgcacaagttccaaggggtttctaggaaccccaggcatggatAACACCGgcgagggttcaagcttaatccttAATGACCGACTAAACTTCCTTAGTAGTGTATTTTCTCACAAGTATATTAAAGGAACATATGTGCATATACTTATCCTCTAATATACAAGTATAATGTAGTTGGTAATGTTCAAACAGTCATGCAGGtttaaattcatcaaagtaaGGGACCAAGACAGCCTTCCAACAACAACTAGGACCAAACAATCATACATTATAACATACAAATCATGAAGAAGGTTTAAACAAGACCACAGCTGCCATGATAACCAACTACAACTTATAGCAGTAACTAAACAACATACATATGCACATTAGTTACGGAGAATGTTGAACAAAATCACCAACTAATCATGATAACAGAGCTGTATCACACAAGTAAAACTAGACTCAGATATGCATCTTAGGAGTAGCATGATATAATATAGAGTGTGTTGAATCCTCGTTACTATTTATAAGTTGTTGTATGTTATTATGTCAGCTATAATCCAAACAGTAATCCAGACTAGGATCATAGCATATTGATTACAGGATTAATAGCAAATAAACTAACAAGTCATAACTAACAAAAACAGAACCCAAACCAAAGAGACAGTACTGACTATCTAACAAGCCTACTGTATTACTTAAACAACAAAATTAAGCACATAAACATAGCAAAAATAAATtacagaaaaagaaaataaatgaagGGATGGAATGTTACCTCTTTGTAGTGCAGCCTTGGATGAGATTTGGACTTGGAAACTCAGTTATTCCCCCAAATGTGCTCAACCCCACACAAAAAGCCAACAAAAACCAGAAATCAAACTTTAAAAACTTGGACTACTCGAACTCTTAAAGTTTTAAAGCAAAATGCCACAAACCTTAGATATTTCGAGTATAGAGTGAATATTGTGTATATATTCTGCTCCAGCTGTCCCCAATAACAAAAATTAGGGCACTCTTTATAGAAGCCCCAAATATTCAAAACCCTAATTCTAGCCAATGTGGGACTTTCACATCTTTGAGAATTCTTTTACTCAAATCCCAATCTAACGTTTGAGAATCAATCAAATTAGCAAATGGAAGAACAAATTTTGACCTAAATAAGGTCGATCCACATGGTTATATATGAACCAATGAAAAATCGAAGTTCAAAATTAGATACAAACAAAAACCATTAAGAGATTTCAGAGATGTTACTGTTGATTTTAAAGAAAACAGAGAAAATATATACTTATACCATGTTTGGGGTTGCGTTTGGTCAAAATCGAATGAAGCAATAACTTCATTCCCATTAATGGACACACAACACTGCCTACTATGTTTCCCGCCTGAACTTTTgccattttgaaccaaaatgaaGAGGAGAGAGAGAGTGTAAAGTGAGGCGGCCAGGGTTAAGGGGGGCAGAGGGAGAGGGAAAGAGGAGATGGGGCGTGTTTGGTAGGCTAAAAAATGTAAATGGGGCCTTAGcccctttattttattttgggaacTTGGCCGGGTCAGGCCCTTGTTGGGCTGGACTTCGCCCCTCTGAAAACGGGCGgcccacatacatacatacatatatatatatatatactaacgcaccaaaaaaaggaaagaattaATGGGTAAAAACAAGACAATTTAAGAGATTGATTTGCTATTAAGTTGAAATTAATCaaacaattaattttaaaaacatGACTAAACTTCACAAAAGCATTAAATTTAAGGGATAGCCTTAATTGAATTAAAGCATGAATTTGCTATTTTCAATTGTAGCCCTATTTGGCtaattaattgattatttcaattgtagccgaaATTAAAACACATAATCGGCAAtttacaaatataatcataattaattcatctaaatcaattataattaattttaGAATTTTCCACATAAAATGGTTACGCAGAGAATTAAAATTTTGGGGTAACaatgattatttattttaagtacttaatttccttgaattaaaatggGGGTAATATTTGCTGATTAAAATTCTGATATTTGCATATTTATACACTATTTTTAGTAAAATGCCTTGTTAGTTATTGTGAAATAACTTCCAAAAGATTTAttgtagaaattattttaccaaacactAGAGGTAAAACATTATATGCATGGTCTACAAAATCATCttgatttttattaaaaaaaaatatttatcacCCCATTTAAATTCAGGCACTTTGATCAATTAAAATTagttacgggaggtcaaaaattaggtgacaacaactgccccttcggtgttcggggatggcaggaccatccctgagcaatgaAATTTGACCAACCCTGACTTTTGACTGACCCAAGTCATATTGCCCCTCATTTTATgcaaattttcaaaatatatggcCGAACCCTGGCTTCTAGGTTTCCTACATATCACAAGTtttatgagaattcaggccatttgtAGTTCGGCATGATTATGACTCCTAAATGCATATTAAAGTAAATTCTCATATTTTCCGGTTGTCAAGCTGGGAAGTCCGGTGTGATTGGTGAGAGTGTGACTAACTCTCTGGCATTGagtctgcctacatatccctgttctttggaatcaagtcacttgtagttcgactcaattggaggaaaagggtatcccttatgTGGGAATGCCTTTATGTGTTTTCGGTGTGTGTCTGTCCGGTTGCAGAATAAGAAAAACAATAAAGCACATAAGCAATAAACAATCTCGTGTGGCTGAGCCTGGTGAGGagtgatcttccaagtcctggccggagagcttgactctcttGGGCACCTTATCTCGACTGGCTGCGTAAGAAAAGTTCCACGTTTACTCCGCAATCTCTCTGGATTTGATTTGATCAGCCTGCTCTTTGGCGGCTACCAATCTGCTTCTCTCTGTTGTTGATTTTTGGATGACGAATACTGCGGTCATCTGACCGGATTTACATCATCTTGCCTGTTGAGCGAATACTGCAGTCTCATGACCAGTTTTACATCGCTTAACTGCCTTGTTATATCCCATAATTTCTATGCATGGCCCTCTAGGCAATTGAAATAAAATTATCTCTTAGCATGtctgtatgaatggccttcttggcaaTTGAAATAAATGGTCTTCTTGGCGATTAAAATAAATGGCCTTCTTGGCCTGTTTGTATGCATGGACCTCTGttcatgtttgtatgaatggccctcttggcgtgCGTGTTTATATacatggccctcttggcatgtttgtataaatggccctcttggtatgtttgtatgaatggccctcttggcatgtttgtataaatggccctcttggcgtGTTTGTAtgcatggccctcttggcatgtttgtatgaatgaccctctcggcagtaggaaaataaacgtgcaacgGCCCTCTTAGCATGTTTGTATGAAAGGCCTTCTCGGCAGCAGAAAAATAAACGTGGAATGGCCCTTTTAGCAATTTGTAGAGGTGATGtaaatgacagatatggcccctttggctaaatcgtctttctttcgtcctttatgcCAGCTGTGACTCTCTTGGTCGGATGTGCAGTTTTGTTTTACTATGACTTTTTTGGCCAAGCTCTTGCCATTGTGGCAATTTCCCAGCATTATATATCAATGGTGGCTTAATATTTTTCCCTATTGAAATTCGAAGTCTTTCGTAGCCTTTATGGCTAGATTTTTGCCCTTTTGAAATTCAAAACCTTATCGCCCTCGTGGCTAGATGTTATTTGCTCTTATGGCCTTTCGATCTTTTATAGAACTCGTGGTTGGATACTTAACCCTCATGGCATTCTAATTTTCTTAGTCATTGTGGCTTTTGTCCTTGGTGATAGTTAAACTTTTCACAGCCCTCGTGGCTGGACATATACTTCGAAAGCCGGATCTCAACAGTGGTCTGGACCCTTTTTAGAGAAACGTTTCCTGTACATGAAGTAAGGTTAGAAAAAGGATCGTCTTCCGATGTCTTGGGGACTTGCATCAGAAATGGGTTAGTTTTTTCCTATTTTAAATTGATCTGTGTTGCCGGCACTGTCGCATCTTCGACTTTTTGGACCCAAAACTCTTCTAGCTCCGGTATTCGAACGATAAACCTATTTTCATTATGCAGAAAAATTACTTTGTAATGCTACCATGAGGATATATATTTTGTGGAAAAATAAAAGTATTTTTAATTGTCATGACAAGCGTTTTGAGTGAGGGAGATCCTTTCCTCCGTGACCGGGGCTTTTGCTTCCTTACGAGGAATTTTTTAGGCCTTTTCTCAAAAATTGTGCCCCAGTTTAAATTTCGATCCATCAATTCTTATGCCGAGTTCTTCAGGGAAATTTTGAGgtcttctcaaaatttctgctCCAGTTTAAAGTCCTGAGTTAGCTGAATTTTTGTAGTGGCTTGACGAcgcgaatttttgagatcctctcaaaaattttgccccagttggGCATGCAGCAGTCCCTGCTTCTTTGTGATGTCCTATCTGAGGCTCCCTAGGGGTTTTCCTAGTTTTTTTTTATGCGACtgagctcaaagagcgcctacgtatcctatcgcagcaggaattcaggtcgaacgtagtttaGGAATAAAATAATGGACTTTTGGGTTTTACTAATAAAGTGATCGGGTCCCAAAttgactgcctacgtatcccactgagGGGAAattaggtcattgcgtagttcatattacaaaagatGTTTTTGTTTAGCCTATCTACTATAAAACAGTTACAAGCAAAAGAAAGCAACAAATACAAGCAAAACAGAGTAATGATTACAAGCAAAGAATACTTCTACAACTAAGAAGCTCCTTCTTCATGCATAGTAACGCTTGATTGCATCGAAGTTGATCGGTTTCGGCCACTCTTGACCGTCCATTTCTGCCAATACTACCGCTCCATCAGAGAGTACTTTGCGTATTATGTAAGGCCTCTGCCAATTGGGAGCAAACTTCCCCTTATATTCCTCTTGATGCGGGAAAATCCTTTTGAGCACCAATTGCCTAATTTGAAAGAGTCTGGTTCTGGCTCGTTTATTGAAAGCTCTTGCCATCCTTTGCCGGTACAACTGACCATGACATACAACAATCATCCATTTCTCATCAATCAAAGCCAATTGCTCATAACGAGCTCGGACCCAATCAGCATTGTCCAATTCTGCTTCCTGAATGATTCTCAGGGAAGGTATCTCAACTTCAGCAGGTATGACTACTTCAGTTCCGTAGACCAACAAGTATGGAGTTGCTCCTGTTAAAGTTCTGGTTGTAGTACAGTATCCTAGTAGAGCACAAGGCAACTACTCGTGCCAAcccttatgattatcagtcattttcctcaatatcctcttgatattcttgttggctgctACTACGGCCCCGTTCATTTGCGCCCGGTAAGCTGTCGAATTTCGATGGGTAATCTTGAATTGCTCGCAAATATCCTTCATCAGGTGGCTATTCAGATTTgctccattgtctgttatgatggactcgggCACACCGAATCTGCATATAATGTGGATTCGCACAAAGTCCGcaaccactttctttgttactgatttgtgagacgttgcttccacccacttggtgaaataGTCAATGACAACCAAAATGAACTGTTAGCCATTCGAGGCTGCGGGTTCAATGGGTCCAATAACATCGATGCCCCAGGCGACGAAAGGCCATGATGAACTCAAAGCATTAAGCTCACAAGGAGGGACTTTGATAAGATCACCGTTCCTCTAGCATTGGTGTCATctttgcacatatttgcagcaGTCGCTCTCCATACTCATCCAATAATATCCAGCTCGTAGAATCTTCTTTGCTAGTACGAATCCATTCATATGGGATCCACATGTTCCCGCATGTACCTCCTCTAGAAGGTTGGTGGCTTCACTGGCATCTACACATCTGAGCAGACCCAAATTCGGCGTCCGTTTGTATAGCACTTCTTTATCTAGGAAGAAACTGTTTTCCATTATTcggatggtcttcttttgtccatttgtaATGCCTTCGAGGTATTCCCGTCcttccaaatacattttgatgTCGTTGTACCATAGCTTGCCATCTGGCTCAGCTTTCACATGGAAACAGTGGGCATGTTCTTCTTTCAAACTTATCCTTAGCGGGTCGATGTGACTGCTTTAAGGATGTTGAATCATTGACGCTATTGTGGCCAGTGCATCAGCAAATTCATTCTGAGCACTTGGCACATGTCGAAACTCAATCTTTCTGAACTTTTTACACAATTTCTGTGCTAGGTTCACATATGATAAGATTTTTTCATTCTTAGTGGCCCATTCTCCTTGCACTTGGTGAATCAGCAGGTCGGAATCTCTAATGACCAATAATTCATTGGCGTCCATACCTAGCGCCATTTTGAGGCCTTGTATGCAGGCTTCGTATTCAGCCATATTGGTTGTACAGCAGAACTTGAGTTTAGCGGCCATGGGATAGTGTTGCCCATTTTTTGATATCAAGACCGCTTCGATTTCGGAACCTCTGTAATTCACTGCTCCGTCAAATAACAACCTCCAGCCAGTATAGGATTCTGTTTCTCCCTCTTCTATAGCCAACACCCCTTCGTCTGGGAAATAGGTACGAAGTGGTTCAAGTTCTTCATCCACCGGGCTTGCGGCTAACAAATCAACCAAGGCCTGTCCTTTGATAGCTTTCTGGGCTATGCATACAATGTCGAATTCACTCAAAAGCAtctgccatttggccaacttTCCGATGGGCATGGGCTGACAGAATATGTACCTTAaaggatccatcttggatatgaggtgagtagTATATGAAGACAAATAATGCCTTAATTTTTTAGCTACCCAAGTTAGAGCACATCAAGTTTTTTCTACTAGCGTATATCTTACCTCACAAGCTGTGAAATTTTTACTCAGATAATAAATGGCACgctcttttttcctttcttcatcgtgttgtcctaacaTGCATCCGAATGCCTTTTCAACAACTGACAAGTACAACAACAAAGGACTATCAAGCCTTGGTGGTACCAGGACTGGTGGGTTGGACAAATATATGCTGATAGTGTCGAATGCCTTTTGGCATTCCTCCGTCCATTTTGTGGAAGCGTCTTTTTTCCACAGCTTGAGGATGGGCTCCACAAGGATGGTGGATTGAGATATGAACCGCCCGATGTAATTTAGCCTTCCCAGGacactcatgacttctttcttagtttgAGGAGGAGGCaactcttggattgctttgatctttgttgggtctagctctatgccccttcgCCGACTAGGAATCCCAGTAACTTTCCGGCCGGTACTCTGAATGCGCATTTAGCCGGGTTCAATTTCAAATTAAACTTCCGGAGCCTGTTgaagaatttcctcaaatgtgTGGTATGCTCGAACTTTCtcttgacttgataatgacatcgtccacatagacttcaatctctctatGGATCATGTCGTGGAAAATAGTAGTCATTGCCCTCATGTATGTTGCGCCGGTGTTCTTGAGGCCGAAGGGCATCACCCTGTAATGGTACACTCCCCACAGAGTGATGAAAGCTGTCTTCTCAGCATCTTCTCTATCCATTAAGATCTGGTGGTAGCCGGTGAAATAATACACAAACGATTATAACTCGTGCTTGGCACAATTGTCTATGAGTATATGGATGTTCGGGAGTgaaaaattatcctttgggctagccttATTTAGATCTCGGTAGTCCACGCAGATCCTTATCTTGACATCTTTCTTGGGCACCGAGACTATATTGGCTAGCCATGTGGGGTAGGATGTCACCTCCACTACTCCAGACTCAATCTATTACTTTACCTCACCTTTAATTCGAATACTAAGATCCAGTTTGAATTGTCGGGTTTTCTGCTTTACTAGAGCAAACCCTTCATCGATGGGTAGCATCGGAGACACTACGCTGGTACTTAGCTCTGGCATGTTGACGTATGACCATGCGAAGACGTCCACGTACTCTCTTAGCAAACTTATCAATTCCTTTTCGAGAAGGGCTTctaggtgtgcacttatcctTGTCTCATTAATATCCTCTTCATCTCCTAGAATTACGGCTTCTGTTTCGTCCAAGTTTGGTTTCTGCTCATTCTCCAATTATTTTACCTCCTCTGTGAGACCCTCGGGTAGctgtaacgacccatttagtCGTTATAGTCTCTCTAGCATTTTCGCCTATTTTTGAGCAtttattagctcacttttgacccgaatggacattgacacgcttcccgaggtatcTAGATcagattcgggcaactttggtgaaaatataggcttaaagtgaaaaatggttgacccaaagttgattTTTGGGCAAACGTACCTTTTTCGGAAttccgtcgatttcgagaggtccggatggtcgtttagaatatgtatgtgtatttgattcggttcccaatgcattcggatgcatttcgggactttggaTAGGAAATTAGagttaaggcatcgggggttgactcggtcaacgagacccccATTGGAAATTTTGGGACCACGAGCGCATTCGTAACGTATTTTTGTGCGGGTCTATGTGTTTCGTTTGAGAGCAGATGGCCTCGGCAATAACCCGGGATTTTGAATGAAGACTTAGAAAAATACGGGATTCTGGTGTTTGGTGCCCGCAATGGAAACACCAGTGCCGCCCCAGCAGCACCGTCGCTGCGGTGAGTTGGCCGTTGGGGCGACCATGTATATTGTTGGCCATACCGTTGCGACGGTCGCCCAGCCGCCATAGTGGTGCCACTGTAGCGGCATCTCTATCGCGGtggcggtgacgggcagttattttttcattaaatgtgttttaaataagtcttagaccctcattatttcccatcttGATATTTAAGCTTGAGGAAACTGTTCTTGGAGGAAAATAtgagaaattcttggaggtaaaccttgcctaatcctttacgcttccttaatcacaatcatcttagattccccccttccctttaacaatcccttagagGTGGAATTTAAATGAGAGTTTTAATGAACTTCCCCTTAGGATCAtgtatgaggaaattgatgatgtttatgttaaaatttgatgaatttaatcttattaatcatatatcttccacttttagcgttgaatttcAGAATCAAAGGCTTAAGGTTAATACCCAATTTGGGGGCTTTgcttgaaattagaaattaggctaatccttgatcTAAATCAACAATtggtggttgggttatgattacttagtacttaatttggtattttacccctGAATTTCCCGTTATGCCCatatgggcccgtttccccaaattgtagggttagaattgacctaattgaaatcctagcaatattagtatcattcttcatgatttctaatatagaattcaattatgctAAGACTTCTTTGGTCCTGAGCTTCAGCGGAAGGGCAcggcaaatgagtgagttgttggtgttgcggttcgacaGTCcgggtaggttatgacttacctttggtgagacttcgtatagcgaagcacatatttagattataatgttagagacagcatgtgaaccttcgggtatgaagtcgggttagatattgccttatgtttggccctgttgtgtgttgggactagcaaCCCCtttatgtgtgtttgattgttccattgtgatggtttgatgccttgagtagttggtagatatcagAATCTGTGTTATTGTCTTGACTAAGATAGTATTGATATACCATTGGTTGTATTTCAACTATGATACATCGTTAGCgtacccgttgttggtacttgtgatattaataTACTATTGGCATACCAccattggtattgtgatatgatacattattgacgtgccccattgttggtacttgtgatttcaacttgattgttgatgattgatatacgcattgcCCGCATTCTCATATATTCATAATgtatggccgatacccggtgatgatccgatatcgtcgattgagtaaactgatatttCGATAAAATCTTTACTTGAGGGATTacgaaaaggccgatgtccgaagatcaattccggaatcat
Coding sequences:
- the LOC132628700 gene encoding uncharacterized protein LOC132628700; this encodes MWIPYEWIRTSKEDSTSWILLDEYGERLLQICAKMTPMLEERTLTGATPYLLVYGTEVVIPAEVEIPSLRIIQEAELDNADWVRARYEQLALIDEKWMIVVCHGQLYRQRMARAFNKRARTRLFQIRQLVLKRIFPHQEEYKGKFAPNWQRPYIIRKVLSDGAVVLAEMDGQEWPKPINFDAIKRYYA